A genome region from Acipenser ruthenus chromosome 29, fAciRut3.2 maternal haplotype, whole genome shotgun sequence includes the following:
- the LOC117429729 gene encoding uncharacterized protein LOC117429729 isoform X3 — translation MEQKVEAVYNYLQKKDYPNHFTKYQRQNLRRLASSYSLEENTLYHYTKGVKQRVVRTVSEALDLFREFHDSAAGGHSGIKKTRHAFTSRFYWPGMSKDIEDWISKCDKCQKVGKLLHVDTQLQNVKSPLWGIGPVLPVLSVGLAVDTGLLQQRISSPKSKESPVTAIPPGTAELSLEEPSTSEDTAVRCFTGRTDGSREIQFLSNIEQDETINRGITDPQSPPAYWYKRNPKTPPHSWVNEPNQGQPNPESYRMSHQAHPVTEEQRLSTPLVSGIDVLEGQQRQLQEIQAVRAELGQLRSVVDDRLKELTSSVLEVANVLRQLIPTTAQQACPAQKGEPPCVRCFLDRGVPPEQQGWVRVSFPGTEETSAQGNGERARIATTLPVPEINRFTGSSSKKIKRET, via the exons AAAACACGTTATACCATTATACCAAGGGTGTGAAACAGAGGGTGGTGAGAACCGTCTCCGAGGCCTTAGATTTATTCAGAGAATTCCACgactctgctgctggaggccacagtggaattaaaaaaacaagacatgCTTTCACATCAAGATTTTACTGGCCAGGAATGTCAAAAGACATTGAAGACTGG ATTTCAAAGTGCGATAAATGCCAGAAAGTGGGGAAGTTACTCCACGTTGATACCCAGTTACAGAATGTCAAG AGCCCCCTTTGGGGCATTGGGCCCGTCCTCCCTGTCCTCTCAGTGGGCCTGGCTGTGGACACAGGTTTGTTACAGCAGAGAATATCATCACccaaaagtaaagaaa GTCCAGTCACAGCAATTCCCCCAGGAACGGCAGAGCTGTCGCTCGAGGAGCCCAGCACATCGGAAGACACTGCAGTGAGGTGTTTTACTGGAAGAACAGATGGAAGCAGAGAGATTCAGTTCCTAAGCAATATAGAACAAGACGAAACAATTAACAGGGGGATTACAGACCCTCAGTCACCTCCTGCATACTGGTACAAGAGAAACCCCAAAACCCCACCGCATTCCTGGGTAAATGAGCCCAACCAGGGTCAACCAAATCCAGAGAGCTATAGGATGAGTCATCAAGCTCACCCAGTCACCGAGGAGCAGCGTTTGTCGACGCCTCTGGTGTCCGGGATTGACGTTCTGGAAGGCCAGCAAAGGCAGCTGCAAGAGATCCAGGCTGTGAGGGCCGAACTAGGCCAGCTGCGAAGCGTTGTCGATGATCGACTGAAGGAGCTGACCTCCAGTGTCTTGGAAGTGGCTAATGTATTACGCCAGCTCATTCCCACCACTGCCCAGCAGGCTTGCCCAGCACAGAAAGGGGAACCCCCATGTGTGCGTTGCTTTCTTGACAGGGGGGTGCCTCCTGAGCAGCAGGGATGGGTCCGAGTGTCTTTCCCAGGCACAGAGGAGACATCTGCCCAGGGAAATGGAGAGAGAGCAAGAATCGCCACCACTCTACCAGTACCAGAAATTAACAGGTTTACTGGATCGTCTTCTAAGAAAATTAAAAGAGAAACTTAA
- the LOC117429729 gene encoding uncharacterized protein LOC117429729 isoform X2, translating to MEQKVEAVYNYLQKKDYPNHFTKYQRQNLRRLASSYSLEENTLYHYTKGVKQRVVRTVSEALDLFREFHDSAAGGHSGIKKTRHAFTSRFYWPGMSKDIEDWISKCDKCQKVGKLLHVDTQLQNVKSPLWGIGPVLPVLSVGLAVDTGLLQQRISSPKSKETPLSPGPVTAIPPGTAELSLEEPSTSEDTAVRCFTGRTDGSREIQFLSNIEQDETINRGITDPQSPPAYWYKRNPKTPPHSWVNEPNQGQPNPESYRMSHQAHPVTEEQRLSTPLVSGIDVLEGQQRQLQEIQAVRAELGQLRSVVDDRLKELTSSVLEVANVLRQLIPTTAQQACPAQKGEPPCVRCFLDRGVPPEQQGWVRVSFPGTEETSAQGNGERARIATTLPVPEINRFTGSSSKKIKRET from the exons AAAACACGTTATACCATTATACCAAGGGTGTGAAACAGAGGGTGGTGAGAACCGTCTCCGAGGCCTTAGATTTATTCAGAGAATTCCACgactctgctgctggaggccacagtggaattaaaaaaacaagacatgCTTTCACATCAAGATTTTACTGGCCAGGAATGTCAAAAGACATTGAAGACTGG ATTTCAAAGTGCGATAAATGCCAGAAAGTGGGGAAGTTACTCCACGTTGATACCCAGTTACAGAATGTCAAG AGCCCCCTTTGGGGCATTGGGCCCGTCCTCCCTGTCCTCTCAGTGGGCCTGGCTGTGGACACAGGTTTGTTACAGCAGAGAATATCATCACccaaaagtaaagaaa caCCCCTGTCACCAGGTCCAGTCACAGCAATTCCCCCAGGAACGGCAGAGCTGTCGCTCGAGGAGCCCAGCACATCGGAAGACACTGCAGTGAGGTGTTTTACTGGAAGAACAGATGGAAGCAGAGAGATTCAGTTCCTAAGCAATATAGAACAAGACGAAACAATTAACAGGGGGATTACAGACCCTCAGTCACCTCCTGCATACTGGTACAAGAGAAACCCCAAAACCCCACCGCATTCCTGGGTAAATGAGCCCAACCAGGGTCAACCAAATCCAGAGAGCTATAGGATGAGTCATCAAGCTCACCCAGTCACCGAGGAGCAGCGTTTGTCGACGCCTCTGGTGTCCGGGATTGACGTTCTGGAAGGCCAGCAAAGGCAGCTGCAAGAGATCCAGGCTGTGAGGGCCGAACTAGGCCAGCTGCGAAGCGTTGTCGATGATCGACTGAAGGAGCTGACCTCCAGTGTCTTGGAAGTGGCTAATGTATTACGCCAGCTCATTCCCACCACTGCCCAGCAGGCTTGCCCAGCACAGAAAGGGGAACCCCCATGTGTGCGTTGCTTTCTTGACAGGGGGGTGCCTCCTGAGCAGCAGGGATGGGTCCGAGTGTCTTTCCCAGGCACAGAGGAGACATCTGCCCAGGGAAATGGAGAGAGAGCAAGAATCGCCACCACTCTACCAGTACCAGAAATTAACAGGTTTACTGGATCGTCTTCTAAGAAAATTAAAAGAGAAACTTAA
- the LOC117429729 gene encoding uncharacterized protein LOC117429729 isoform X1 — protein MEQKVEAVYNYLQKKDYPNHFTKYQRQNLRRLASSYSLEENTLYHYTKGVKQRVVRTVSEALDLFREFHDSAAGGHSGIKKTRHAFTSRFYWPGMSKDIEDWISKCDKCQKVGKLLHVDTQLQNVKSPLWGIGPVLPVLSVGLAVDTGLLQQRISSPKSKEIEAEAAAMSRVVIKQETAPLSPGPVTAIPPGTAELSLEEPSTSEDTAVRCFTGRTDGSREIQFLSNIEQDETINRGITDPQSPPAYWYKRNPKTPPHSWVNEPNQGQPNPESYRMSHQAHPVTEEQRLSTPLVSGIDVLEGQQRQLQEIQAVRAELGQLRSVVDDRLKELTSSVLEVANVLRQLIPTTAQQACPAQKGEPPCVRCFLDRGVPPEQQGWVRVSFPGTEETSAQGNGERARIATTLPVPEINRFTGSSSKKIKRET, from the exons AAAACACGTTATACCATTATACCAAGGGTGTGAAACAGAGGGTGGTGAGAACCGTCTCCGAGGCCTTAGATTTATTCAGAGAATTCCACgactctgctgctggaggccacagtggaattaaaaaaacaagacatgCTTTCACATCAAGATTTTACTGGCCAGGAATGTCAAAAGACATTGAAGACTGG ATTTCAAAGTGCGATAAATGCCAGAAAGTGGGGAAGTTACTCCACGTTGATACCCAGTTACAGAATGTCAAG AGCCCCCTTTGGGGCATTGGGCCCGTCCTCCCTGTCCTCTCAGTGGGCCTGGCTGTGGACACAGGTTTGTTACAGCAGAGAATATCATCACccaaaagtaaagaaa TAGAAGCAGAGGCAGCAGCAATGTCACGGGTagttataaaacaagaaacagcaCCCCTGTCACCAGGTCCAGTCACAGCAATTCCCCCAGGAACGGCAGAGCTGTCGCTCGAGGAGCCCAGCACATCGGAAGACACTGCAGTGAGGTGTTTTACTGGAAGAACAGATGGAAGCAGAGAGATTCAGTTCCTAAGCAATATAGAACAAGACGAAACAATTAACAGGGGGATTACAGACCCTCAGTCACCTCCTGCATACTGGTACAAGAGAAACCCCAAAACCCCACCGCATTCCTGGGTAAATGAGCCCAACCAGGGTCAACCAAATCCAGAGAGCTATAGGATGAGTCATCAAGCTCACCCAGTCACCGAGGAGCAGCGTTTGTCGACGCCTCTGGTGTCCGGGATTGACGTTCTGGAAGGCCAGCAAAGGCAGCTGCAAGAGATCCAGGCTGTGAGGGCCGAACTAGGCCAGCTGCGAAGCGTTGTCGATGATCGACTGAAGGAGCTGACCTCCAGTGTCTTGGAAGTGGCTAATGTATTACGCCAGCTCATTCCCACCACTGCCCAGCAGGCTTGCCCAGCACAGAAAGGGGAACCCCCATGTGTGCGTTGCTTTCTTGACAGGGGGGTGCCTCCTGAGCAGCAGGGATGGGTCCGAGTGTCTTTCCCAGGCACAGAGGAGACATCTGCCCAGGGAAATGGAGAGAGAGCAAGAATCGCCACCACTCTACCAGTACCAGAAATTAACAGGTTTACTGGATCGTCTTCTAAGAAAATTAAAAGAGAAACTTAA